In one Cloacibacillus porcorum genomic region, the following are encoded:
- a CDS encoding NAD-dependent epimerase/dehydratase family protein, translated as MKKILITGLNSYVGTSFEKWLSQWPDEYYVDTIDMIDGTWREKSFAGYDVVFHVAGIAHVSADQSKKDLYYRINRDLAVDTAKKAKIEGVKQFIFMSSMIIYGADEPVGKEKIITRDTPPNPADFYGDSKLQADLAIQKMADDKFIVSIMRPPVIYGPGCKGNFPKLLKLAKYALIFPNIENRRSMIYIDNFTECVRLVINNASGGIFFPQNEEYVATKDVIADYRKIKGKIIFMMPVPAFVCKILSNSGLFNKAFGSKLYAKELSDCGKYNAVKFCDGIVRMAAYAG; from the coding sequence ATGAAAAAGATCCTCATCACCGGCCTCAACAGCTACGTCGGCACCTCGTTCGAAAAATGGCTCTCCCAATGGCCAGACGAATATTATGTCGATACCATCGACATGATAGACGGCACATGGCGCGAAAAATCCTTCGCCGGATACGACGTTGTCTTTCATGTTGCAGGTATCGCGCATGTCTCCGCCGATCAGTCGAAGAAAGACTTATATTACAGAATAAACAGAGACCTTGCCGTAGATACGGCAAAAAAGGCTAAGATCGAAGGCGTAAAACAGTTTATCTTTATGAGCTCGATGATAATCTACGGCGCAGATGAACCTGTGGGGAAAGAAAAAATCATAACAAGAGACACACCTCCAAACCCCGCTGACTTTTACGGAGACAGCAAACTGCAGGCCGATCTTGCGATACAGAAAATGGCAGACGACAAATTCATCGTATCAATCATGCGCCCGCCAGTCATCTATGGACCTGGGTGCAAAGGCAACTTTCCCAAGCTGCTCAAGCTGGCAAAGTACGCCCTTATATTCCCCAACATAGAAAACCGGCGCAGCATGATCTACATAGACAACTTTACTGAATGCGTAAGGCTGGTAATAAATAATGCATCAGGAGGAATATTCTTCCCGCAAAACGAAGAATACGTTGCGACAAAAGACGTTATTGCTGACTACAGGAAAATAAAGGGCAAAATAATCTTTATGATGCCCGTTCCTGCATTCGTCTGCAAAATACTTTCAAACAGCGGGTTATTCAACAAGGCGTTTGGGTCGAAATTATACGCAAAAGAACTTTCCGATTGTGGAAAATACAACGCAGTGAAATTCTGTGATGGCATAGTCAGGATGGCCGCATATGCCGGATAG
- a CDS encoding sugar transferase, translated as MDFVLALSAVVLLSPVLITIALLIKLDTPGPIFFKQKRIGIHKSHFFIYKFRTMRIDTPKDMPTHLLANPDAYITKVGKFLRKTSLDELPQIINILAGQMALIGPRPALWNQYDLIAERDKYGANDILPGLTGWAQINGRDELPIEVKAAYDGEYVKRMSFLFDCKCFFGTIACVLKKEGVVEGGTGTLQKLSGGEHRQ; from the coding sequence ATGGATTTTGTCCTGGCGCTGAGTGCTGTTGTTTTGCTCTCCCCTGTGCTTATCACAATAGCTCTGCTGATAAAGCTGGACACCCCGGGCCCCATATTTTTTAAACAGAAACGAATTGGCATACATAAATCACATTTTTTCATCTACAAATTCCGTACCATGAGAATAGATACGCCAAAGGATATGCCGACGCACCTTTTGGCTAATCCGGATGCGTATATAACAAAAGTAGGTAAATTCCTGCGCAAAACAAGTCTGGATGAATTACCACAGATAATAAATATACTAGCCGGTCAGATGGCACTCATCGGCCCGCGCCCTGCGCTGTGGAATCAGTACGACCTCATCGCCGAGCGCGACAAATACGGCGCGAACGACATACTGCCAGGACTGACCGGTTGGGCGCAGATAAACGGCCGCGACGAACTGCCTATAGAGGTAAAAGCCGCCTATGACGGCGAATACGTAAAGAGAATGAGCTTCCTCTTCGACTGCAAATGCTTCTTCGGCACCATCGCCTGCGTGCTGAAAAAAGAGGGCGTCGTCGAGGGCGGCACGGGAACACTGCAGAAATTATCCGGCGGAGAACATAGACAATGA